The following proteins are co-located in the Bacteroidota bacterium genome:
- a CDS encoding pyridoxal phosphate-dependent aminotransferase, translated as MFSSRTNWHRQRNRLSLLLDERHRSGKPVIDLTLSNPTEAGFEYPTTEILSALSQDSSLHYTPDPLGMPSAREAVTSYYAGRGITVAPSAIVLTASTSEAYSFLFTLLCEAGDSVLVPVPSYPLFEYLAQLNDVRVSNYHLGYDGEWHIDLDSVRRAVSPATKAIVVVSPHNPTGMFLKKDELQSLNNIARQHHLALIVDEVFADYGFGEDDRRVGSTAANSEVLTFTLNGISKSCGFPQLKLGWIVVSGRDEVKTEALHRLEIISDTFLSVNTPVQVGLPKLLSAGKKVGEQIVLRIEQNLTFLKQSLPANPLISLLSTEGGWYAILRIPTTKSEEEWALELLEESGVYVFPGYFFEFQQEGYLVLSLLQRRDEFEEGVKVILKTIT; from the coding sequence ATGTTCTCATCCCGCACAAATTGGCACCGGCAACGCAACCGACTCTCCCTGCTTCTGGACGAACGCCACAGAAGCGGCAAGCCCGTCATTGATCTCACTCTCTCCAATCCGACTGAGGCAGGCTTTGAGTATCCGACAACGGAAATTCTCTCGGCACTTTCGCAAGACTCGTCCCTGCATTACACGCCTGACCCACTCGGCATGCCCTCTGCAAGAGAGGCAGTTACATCATACTATGCCGGGAGGGGAATAACCGTCGCGCCATCAGCCATTGTGCTGACTGCAAGTACGAGCGAGGCGTACTCATTTCTCTTTACACTCTTATGTGAAGCAGGAGATAGCGTACTTGTTCCTGTTCCGTCGTATCCGCTGTTCGAATATCTTGCGCAGTTGAACGACGTTCGGGTTAGCAATTACCATCTCGGCTACGACGGCGAATGGCATATTGATCTTGATTCCGTGAGAAGGGCTGTTTCTCCAGCCACAAAAGCAATCGTCGTTGTAAGTCCACACAATCCGACGGGAATGTTTCTGAAGAAGGATGAACTGCAGTCGCTGAACAACATCGCCCGTCAACATCATCTTGCACTTATTGTTGACGAAGTTTTTGCCGATTATGGTTTTGGAGAAGATGACAGAAGAGTTGGTTCCACTGCCGCGAACAGTGAGGTACTGACCTTCACACTGAACGGAATTTCCAAGTCATGCGGCTTCCCGCAATTGAAATTGGGGTGGATTGTTGTAAGCGGTAGGGATGAGGTGAAAACAGAAGCGCTGCATCGTCTCGAAATCATCAGCGATACATTTCTTTCGGTAAATACTCCCGTTCAAGTCGGACTGCCGAAGCTTTTGTCGGCGGGGAAAAAAGTCGGGGAGCAGATAGTTCTTCGTATCGAACAGAATCTAACGTTCCTCAAACAATCCCTTCCAGCTAATCCGCTTATATCGCTTCTTTCGACCGAAGGGGGATGGTACGCAATTCTTAGAATTCCAACGACGAAATCGGAGGAGGAATGGGCTCTTGAGTTGCTTGAAGAGTCCGGTGTGTACGTTTTCCCGGGTTACTTCTTTGAGTTTCAGCAAGAAGGATATCTTGTTCTGAGTCTGCTGCAGCGGCGTGATGAGTTTGAAGAAGGGGTGAAAGTAATTCTGAAAACAATAACGTAG
- a CDS encoding T9SS type A sorting domain-containing protein — MKRLLLLPALTYSLFFSTLAQHPGKELPQGIVSPQQTAAGPSYQLLNINNITTWARRDGQSNHSPTGDDGCYFPRGTRWVIYQDGILWGGIPYYDSAYTSWPTQRIRVGGSSYNIGTQAGRVIGFGSTALPSNPQDPAVRVYRIRRDYARMTQAELLRDASESFEILLADVTPSHIEQIRGAYETDWREWPVEFGAPYIERNGVPGYQPPPPFSATFTVLDLINGNYDEPGFAGIDNRIPADQVLWTVCNDLNRNLTLSVYGSEPLGLENQILVWGYKRTDGLRNAYFKRIRLINKGGVDVGGGQKGVYWLDSVFVSQWSDIDIGSFGDDLVGCDTLLQLGFGYNGNPIDLEFRKFNLPPPSVGYVLLQGPIVPGGATDTATFNFTRRPFARNLPMTSFAWYGAGSSISDPPFSYEGALRMWKVFNGYIPNASTAAWQLYPHPPGITPGKFSLSGDPVRQTGFLDGLGVAYSFPPGPRSIHVNAGPFRMAPGDTQEVFVATVAGIGADRLSSVGVMKSNARYAREAARRMFATPKPPAEPIVKVSELDGEIVLDWGSQLEKVEETESPTAVPGYEFEGYNVYQLPSDSATLADGVKIAVFDRINGIRHIYDEMPDPQTGLPIQILVQHGFDTGVRRSIRIATDSLHGGRLRNGTRYYFSVTAYNYSPSTDAIPKSLESQLNILTVQPRIPFGVQLGAKFGDTLRVTHTSGRSDGHVFPIVIDPLTGTGHEYEVRFDTSGESTSWRLINTTTNTTVIAQQANQGNLEEFKNLEGGVLLQVIGPPGGMRDWSVPSGERRITFADANMGFEGFEGSIGWNEPAFFFGNISRRTTRDFEIRNVLIRLAAANSSTIRNPDAGDNPYGGWNENNPGSDENFSYAYRYLAGAANPAARPEFAPYVVNPSPGFAYQDYKRGVPLSAWNLETNPPTRLAIGHLENNIASGLVDGKWWPPSNGTGIRNDTSARSPLEWLFVFNMPYTGSTPDPSLQHDILNNPTPVMWWIVANRRANTNFSEGDEFLILANHPNAADDVFRYMVPAPESNLETKKASAQRVGVFPNPYYAGQTDGSVMRGRFVTFNNLPPKATVRIFNLAGQAVRTLRKENESQFLEWDLKNENSWLVASGMYLCYVEMPEIGETKVLKLAVIQGDFIPSVK, encoded by the coding sequence ATGAAGAGATTGCTACTACTACCCGCGTTGACATATTCCCTGTTCTTCTCAACTCTTGCTCAACATCCGGGCAAGGAGTTGCCACAGGGGATTGTTTCGCCGCAGCAAACCGCGGCAGGCCCGAGCTACCAACTTCTCAACATCAACAACATTACGACATGGGCAAGGAGAGACGGTCAATCCAATCACTCGCCCACCGGCGATGATGGATGCTATTTCCCCCGCGGCACACGCTGGGTAATTTACCAGGACGGAATTCTGTGGGGAGGAATCCCCTACTACGACTCGGCGTACACAAGCTGGCCTACGCAACGGATTCGGGTCGGAGGATCGAGCTACAACATTGGCACACAGGCGGGAAGAGTCATCGGCTTCGGCTCCACCGCCCTGCCGTCTAACCCGCAAGACCCTGCCGTGCGAGTGTACCGCATCAGGCGTGATTATGCCCGCATGACACAGGCCGAATTGCTGCGCGATGCATCGGAGTCTTTTGAGATATTGTTGGCAGATGTCACTCCTTCTCATATCGAGCAGATCCGTGGGGCATACGAAACGGATTGGCGCGAGTGGCCCGTGGAGTTCGGCGCGCCATACATCGAGCGGAACGGCGTTCCCGGCTATCAACCTCCCCCGCCCTTCTCTGCCACGTTTACCGTGCTTGACCTGATCAACGGAAACTACGACGAGCCGGGATTTGCCGGAATTGATAACCGCATTCCCGCTGACCAGGTGTTGTGGACTGTGTGCAATGACTTGAATCGAAATCTGACATTGAGTGTTTACGGGTCTGAACCACTCGGCCTCGAGAATCAAATCCTCGTCTGGGGCTACAAGCGAACAGACGGATTGCGAAATGCCTACTTCAAGAGAATCCGCCTCATCAACAAAGGAGGAGTGGATGTTGGTGGAGGACAGAAGGGAGTGTACTGGTTAGACAGCGTGTTCGTCTCACAATGGTCGGATATTGACATCGGTTCATTCGGAGATGATCTTGTCGGATGCGACACGCTCTTGCAGCTCGGATTCGGTTACAACGGCAATCCGATTGACTTGGAGTTTCGCAAATTCAATCTCCCCCCTCCTTCAGTCGGGTATGTTCTGCTGCAAGGCCCGATTGTTCCGGGCGGTGCGACCGACACTGCCACATTCAACTTCACGCGAAGGCCCTTCGCAAGAAATCTTCCGATGACTTCGTTTGCCTGGTACGGCGCAGGCAGCAGCATAAGTGATCCCCCATTCAGCTACGAAGGAGCGTTGCGGATGTGGAAGGTCTTCAACGGCTACATTCCCAATGCATCAACCGCCGCTTGGCAACTCTACCCTCATCCTCCGGGAATAACGCCCGGCAAGTTCTCTCTCTCGGGAGATCCTGTCCGCCAAACGGGATTTCTTGATGGATTGGGTGTTGCCTATTCGTTCCCGCCGGGTCCGCGTAGCATCCATGTCAATGCCGGGCCGTTCAGGATGGCGCCGGGGGATACGCAGGAGGTGTTCGTTGCAACTGTTGCGGGGATTGGTGCTGACAGGCTTTCAAGCGTCGGGGTGATGAAGAGTAACGCCCGATACGCACGAGAAGCGGCACGCAGAATGTTCGCTACGCCGAAACCTCCTGCCGAACCGATCGTCAAGGTCTCGGAATTGGACGGGGAGATTGTTCTTGATTGGGGCTCGCAGCTCGAAAAAGTGGAAGAAACGGAAAGCCCGACAGCCGTGCCGGGGTATGAGTTTGAAGGATACAACGTCTATCAACTCCCCTCCGATTCTGCTACGCTTGCGGATGGTGTGAAGATTGCCGTGTTTGACCGCATCAACGGCATCCGGCACATTTACGACGAGATGCCCGACCCGCAAACCGGCCTGCCGATACAAATCCTTGTGCAGCACGGGTTCGACACAGGCGTCCGGCGAAGCATTCGTATCGCCACCGATTCCCTGCACGGCGGCAGATTGCGGAACGGAACGAGGTACTACTTTTCTGTCACTGCCTACAACTACTCGCCTTCGACTGACGCTATTCCGAAATCACTCGAATCCCAACTCAACATACTAACCGTACAACCTCGCATTCCTTTCGGGGTTCAGCTCGGGGCAAAGTTCGGGGATACGCTGCGTGTTACTCACACAAGCGGAAGAAGTGACGGACACGTGTTCCCCATCGTGATTGATCCGCTGACGGGCACGGGGCACGAGTATGAAGTTCGCTTTGACACAAGCGGCGAGTCAACAAGCTGGCGGTTGATCAACACAACAACCAATACCACTGTCATCGCGCAGCAGGCGAATCAGGGAAACTTGGAGGAGTTCAAGAATCTCGAAGGGGGCGTCTTGCTGCAGGTTATTGGTCCTCCCGGTGGCATGCGCGACTGGAGTGTTCCAAGTGGAGAGAGGCGAATAACCTTCGCCGACGCCAACATGGGATTCGAGGGATTTGAAGGTTCTATCGGCTGGAACGAACCGGCATTCTTCTTCGGGAACATCTCACGCCGGACGACAAGAGATTTTGAGATCAGAAATGTGTTGATCAGACTTGCCGCCGCAAACTCTTCCACAATACGAAATCCTGACGCAGGCGACAATCCTTACGGCGGTTGGAATGAGAACAATCCGGGCTCCGACGAGAACTTCTCGTATGCTTACCGCTACCTTGCGGGGGCAGCGAACCCGGCGGCTCGCCCCGAGTTTGCGCCGTACGTCGTCAACCCGTCACCCGGCTTCGCCTATCAGGATTACAAGCGTGGCGTTCCTCTCTCGGCGTGGAACCTCGAAACCAATCCGCCAACTCGTCTCGCAATCGGACACCTTGAGAACAACATTGCATCAGGTTTGGTGGACGGCAAATGGTGGCCTCCCTCAAACGGCACCGGAATCAGAAACGACACATCAGCGAGGAGTCCGTTAGAGTGGCTGTTTGTTTTCAACATGCCATATACCGGAAGCACGCCTGATCCGTCTCTTCAACACGACATCCTGAACAATCCGACACCCGTCATGTGGTGGATTGTGGCAAACCGGCGGGCGAATACCAATTTCAGCGAGGGAGATGAATTCCTCATTTTAGCAAACCATCCGAATGCAGCGGATGATGTATTCAGGTACATGGTTCCTGCACCCGAATCTAATTTGGAAACCAAAAAAGCAAGCGCACAGCGAGTGGGGGTTTTTCCCAATCCCTACTACGCCGGTCAGACTGACGGCAGCGTGATGCGGGGAAGGTTCGTCACGTTCAACAATCTGCCGCCGAAAGCGACCGTCCGCATTTTCAATCTTGCGGGACAAGCCGTGCGGACATTGAGGAAGGAAAACGAATCACAGTTTCTTGAGTGGGATTTGAAGAACGAGAATTCCTGGCTCGTCGCAAGCGGAATGTATTTGTGCTATGTTGAGATGCCGGAAATTGGAGAGACGAAAGTGTTGAAGCTTGCGGTGATTCAGGGAGACTTCATTCCGAGCGTGAAGTAG
- a CDS encoding GTPase gives MPATKVIIMGAAGRDFHNFNTVFRDNKKYEVVAFTATQIPNIHGRKYPAALAGKLYPKGIPIFAEEDLARLIEKYRADEVVFSYSDVSHNYVMEKASLVMACGAHFKVLGARDTMLKSKVPVVAIVAVRTGSGKSQTSRKVCTYLRSQGKRVVAVRHPMPYGDLVKQKVQRYASIADLKKHKCTVEEMEEYEPHIVEGGIIYAGVDYEAILRQAEKEADIIVWDGGNNDMPFYKPDLTITVVDPHRPGHELTYYPGAANVRLADVIVVNKVDSAEPENIATVLKNAVSVNPHATVIQANSKIDVENEEVIRGKKVLVVEDGPTLTHGEMVYGAGMLAAKRFGAREIVDPRPYAVKSIAATYEKYPKTGTLLPAMGYGDKQVKDLETTINQVPCDSVIIGTPIDLRRIIKIKKPSTRVAYSLDEKTKPDLEDVLHKFLHKERGHAFHRK, from the coding sequence ATGCCAGCAACAAAAGTTATCATTATGGGAGCGGCGGGAAGGGATTTTCACAACTTCAACACCGTCTTCCGGGATAACAAGAAATATGAAGTAGTCGCATTTACCGCAACACAAATTCCCAACATTCACGGACGCAAGTATCCGGCGGCGCTTGCCGGGAAGCTGTATCCGAAGGGCATCCCGATTTTTGCCGAAGAAGATCTTGCCCGCCTTATCGAAAAGTATCGGGCTGACGAGGTGGTGTTCTCGTATTCCGATGTTTCTCACAACTATGTGATGGAAAAGGCTTCGCTGGTGATGGCCTGCGGCGCGCATTTCAAAGTGCTCGGTGCCCGCGATACCATGCTCAAGTCCAAAGTGCCGGTGGTTGCCATTGTTGCTGTACGCACGGGATCGGGGAAGAGCCAGACGTCACGCAAAGTGTGCACGTACCTTCGTTCGCAGGGCAAACGGGTTGTTGCTGTCCGCCATCCGATGCCGTACGGCGATCTCGTGAAGCAAAAGGTACAACGCTACGCTTCGATTGCCGACCTGAAGAAACACAAATGTACGGTCGAGGAGATGGAGGAATACGAGCCGCACATCGTCGAAGGCGGAATCATTTACGCGGGAGTGGATTATGAGGCGATTCTGCGGCAGGCGGAAAAAGAGGCCGACATTATTGTATGGGATGGCGGGAATAACGATATGCCGTTCTATAAACCCGATCTCACCATCACGGTTGTTGATCCGCATCGACCTGGGCATGAGCTGACCTACTATCCGGGTGCAGCCAATGTGCGTCTTGCAGATGTAATTGTCGTGAACAAGGTTGATTCAGCCGAACCGGAAAATATTGCGACGGTTCTCAAGAACGCGGTATCTGTCAATCCGCACGCAACGGTGATTCAGGCGAACTCGAAGATTGATGTTGAGAATGAGGAGGTAATCCGCGGAAAGAAAGTGCTTGTGGTTGAAGACGGCCCGACATTGACGCACGGCGAGATGGTGTACGGTGCCGGTATGCTCGCGGCGAAGCGGTTTGGCGCCCGCGAGATTGTCGATCCGAGGCCGTATGCTGTGAAGTCGATTGCCGCAACATACGAGAAGTATCCGAAAACGGGAACTCTCTTGCCTGCAATGGGTTACGGCGACAAACAGGTGAAGGATCTTGAAACGACAATCAATCAGGTTCCGTGTGATTCAGTCATTATCGGCACGCCGATAGATTTGCGGCGGATCATCAAGATCAAGAAGCCGAGTACACGTGTGGCATATTCTCTCGATGAGAAAACGAAGCCCGATCTGGAAGATGTGCTGCACAAGTTTCTTCACAAGGAACGCGGGCACGCATTCCATCGGAAGTAG
- a CDS encoding carbamate kinase produces MSKLVLLAVGGNALIKANEVGTAELQFQNAIDTATTVVRLIKAGHRVVLTHGNGPQVGAALTRSELAAHHSYRMPLDVCVAATQGEIGYYLQYAMWQMMQKMQVYVPVVSLITQVRVDKHDPAFDHHTKPIGPFYTKEVAERYQHQMKWEMIEDSHGYRRVVSSPEPKEIIELDAIRACVNRGLVVIAGGGGGIPVLNDHVTEKGVEAVIDKDLTSSLLATHLNADVFAIATEVEYVYVDYQKPTQRKLEAITAEECRNYYKEGQFPEGNMGPKVKAALLYLERGGKQAVISDIEHLYDAIEGKSGTHILPAEEDVLETWTRSTIF; encoded by the coding sequence ATGTCGAAGCTGGTGCTGTTAGCAGTAGGGGGGAACGCCTTGATCAAGGCCAATGAAGTCGGCACAGCCGAATTGCAATTTCAGAATGCCATTGACACTGCAACAACGGTGGTCCGGCTTATCAAAGCAGGCCATCGCGTCGTGCTGACGCACGGCAACGGCCCGCAGGTCGGGGCGGCATTGACTCGATCGGAGTTGGCGGCGCATCATTCGTACCGCATGCCGCTTGACGTCTGTGTGGCGGCAACACAAGGAGAAATCGGCTACTACCTGCAATATGCCATGTGGCAGATGATGCAGAAAATGCAGGTTTACGTCCCGGTTGTCTCGCTCATAACGCAAGTCCGTGTTGATAAGCACGATCCTGCATTCGATCATCATACAAAACCAATCGGGCCGTTCTACACGAAGGAAGTCGCCGAACGCTACCAGCATCAGATGAAATGGGAGATGATTGAGGATTCCCACGGGTATCGCCGCGTTGTTTCATCTCCTGAACCGAAGGAAATCATCGAACTCGACGCCATTCGGGCGTGCGTAAACAGAGGTTTAGTCGTGATTGCAGGTGGCGGCGGCGGTATTCCCGTTCTGAATGATCACGTTACAGAGAAGGGTGTGGAGGCCGTCATAGACAAAGACTTGACTTCTTCGCTTCTTGCAACACATCTCAACGCTGACGTGTTTGCGATTGCGACGGAAGTCGAGTACGTCTACGTTGATTATCAGAAGCCAACGCAGCGCAAGCTCGAAGCGATCACGGCGGAGGAATGCAGAAACTATTACAAAGAAGGTCAGTTTCCGGAAGGCAACATGGGTCCGAAAGTAAAAGCGGCGCTTCTTTACCTCGAACGCGGCGGCAAGCAAGCGGTCATCAGCGATATTGAACATTTGTATGATGCAATTGAAGGAAAATCCGGCACGCACATTCTGCCGGCTGAAGAAGATGTACTCGAGACGTGGACGAGAAGTACCATTTTTTAA